In the Bacillus sp. FJAT-42376 genome, GGCTGCTGGATGCATCTAATCCAGTCGAAAAGTCGATATCCCAGCCATTTTTGCCGGAAAATCAAAATAATAGCCGATATATTGCTAGCAGCCTATAATGTCGTATATCTTACGGACGACTTTAATTCAATTATCGTCCCAAGCTCCATTCCCTATTCCACGTGGTCTGTCCATTTTAGAGGTTTCAAATAGAATTGGACGAGTTTTAATCGATAATCCAGAAAGCCGATCATCTGGGACGGCAAAACCCAAACCCGATTTGTCCCCTTCAACATTCCCTATTATAATGAAACAAACAGAGGTGAAGATAAAATGCACACAGAAATTAGCTTACAGGATGAAGAATTGATTAAAGCTGCAAAAGAAATCATTATCCGTCACTATGAATACGGGAAGCACCATGTCGGAGCGGCTTTAAGAACAGCTGAAGGAGACATTATAACAGCTGTTCACATCGAAGCTTATATAGGCAGGGTAACCGTATGTGCTGAAGCCATTGCCATTGGCAAAGCGATATCGGAGGGGCACCGCACGTTCGATTCCATAGTAGCGGTAAGGCATCCGGGACCGGATGAAGCGGACCGCGAAATCAGGGTGGTCGCTCCGTGCGGAATGTGCAGAGAGCTGATTGGAGATTATGGAGAGAATATGAAGGTGATTTTGGATACGGAGGACGGTCTATCTAAACGGAGCATTCAGGACCTTCTTCCGCTGAAATACACCAGGCCTACTGAAACCTGATATAAATAATAAAAGAGGGATCTATTCATGAAAGATAAGCCTAATAAAAAGAAATTTGAGCTTGGAGAAAACGAAAGCATTGCTGATGTTCTGGATCGCATGAAAGAGGAGGGTTACAGCCCTGTCCGGCGAATAGAAGAGCCGATTTTCCAGGAAGTGAAAGAGAATGGAAAAACAGAGATTATTCCGGTGGGGAGATCCATTGTATTTGAAGGGAAACTGCTCTAAAACCGAACATTCATTATTCTGGATTGAATAACGTTCGATATTTTAAGTTGACATGTGACAAAATCTCTTGTTATGATAGACATGAAAATAACAACGAAACCTTCATATAAAATTGGGGATATGGCCCAAAAGTTTCTACCCGGACACCGTAAATGACCGGACTATGAGGGAAAGTGGATTAGCCAGCTTAGTAGATATACATACTATGCCCGGTTCGTATTGCTTTCTCTTAAGCATACGGCCGGGCTTTTTTATTTCACCTAAACGATGAGAGCGGGGGATTGCTGTGATTGAAGAAGTTGGAGTCATCATGGGAAGCCAGTCAGATTGGGAAACGATGAGACATACGTGTGAGGTGCTGGATGAGCTGGAGATTTTTTACGAAAAGAAAGTGGTTTCGGCTCATCGGACACCGGAGCTGATGTTTGATTACGCAGAGACAGCCCGTGAACGCGGAATCAAAGTCATCATAGCAGGAGCAGGAGGTGCCGCTCATTTGCCGGGGATGGCTGCCGCCAAAACCACGCTGCCGGTGATTGGCGTACCTGTTCAGTCGAAGGCTCTGAACGGACTGGATTCTCTTCTTTCAATTGTGCAAATGCCAGGAGGCGTTCCTGTAGCAACGGTTGCAATCGGAAAAGCTGGAGCCGTGAATGCCGCCCTTCTTGCTGCACAGATTCTTTCCATTACGGACACCCGGATTCAAACCCTGTTGGTAAAGAGGAGAGAGGCGACCCGGCAGGCCGTTCTCGAAAGCAGTGATGCCCTTGTTTAAGCGAATCGTACCCGGACAGACGATTGGAATCATCGGCGGAGGCCAGCTTGGCCGGATGATGGCACTGGATGCAAAAAATA is a window encoding:
- a CDS encoding cytidine deaminase, whose protein sequence is MHTEISLQDEELIKAAKEIIIRHYEYGKHHVGAALRTAEGDIITAVHIEAYIGRVTVCAEAIAIGKAISEGHRTFDSIVAVRHPGPDEADREIRVVAPCGMCRELIGDYGENMKVILDTEDGLSKRSIQDLLPLKYTRPTET
- a CDS encoding NETI motif-containing protein, whose translation is MKDKPNKKKFELGENESIADVLDRMKEEGYSPVRRIEEPIFQEVKENGKTEIIPVGRSIVFEGKLL
- the purE gene encoding 5-(carboxyamino)imidazole ribonucleotide mutase, producing MIEEVGVIMGSQSDWETMRHTCEVLDELEIFYEKKVVSAHRTPELMFDYAETARERGIKVIIAGAGGAAHLPGMAAAKTTLPVIGVPVQSKALNGLDSLLSIVQMPGGVPVATVAIGKAGAVNAALLAAQILSITDTRIQTLLVKRREATRQAVLESSDALV